The Ochrobactrum sp. BTU1 region TATCGGTACGGGCGGAAAGACCGATCATCACGCTCTTCTGTGTCGTCAGAACGTCGCCACCGTCAGCAAAGCCTGGCTCTGGAAGTTCAACAACGGTGTCGAACATCTGGCGGAGCGTCGGTTCAATAACAGCCGTTTCACCAACGCGCGTTACTGCGCCCGGACGGAGCAGAATAGCGCCTTCCGTGAAAACGAGTGCTGGATCTTCAACGAAGATGGAATCAGGGAAATCTTCGAGCGGAGGAAGGATCGTAACCTCAACGCCTGCAGCCTGCATGGCAGCGATATAGGCGTCATGTTCGGCCTTAACGCCTTCATAGGTTGGGTTGCCGGTATCCAGCGCACGAAGACCATTCACCACAGAGCGCGATGGCTCACGGACGATGATCGAGTTGAACTCATAAACGGGTCTGTTAGAAGACATGGAAGGGTACCCTCAATTTAGCTGGAGCCTATCTACCCGGCTCTTGTTGTTGCGTAAAGCAAATGTGTGCCGTTTGTTGTGCGGCGCGAAAGATGAATGCCGGCCAACATGCAGCGGACCGAACCGCCAGCCAGCTCAATTGTCGGAACGGCGAAAGGCAGCAGCTTTGCGGTCTGTTCGATTGTCTTGATCTGATCACTGCTCAAAGCAGCAAGAGCACGGGCTGAAAGCGCCAAAACGCGCCCATCCTGGCCTTCCAGTTCAATTGCATTGCCGGCAAACTCACCGATCTGTTCTGCCGAAAGATGAATGACCGTGCGTCCGGTTTCCTGCAGACGATCCACGATTTCCTGGCGGCGAGCCGGATCAGTAATCATATCGGTTCCGATCAATGCATAATCCGCACCAATGCACATCAGCACATTGGTGTGATAAATTGGCCTGCCTGACGAATCGACCGCGTCAAACACCATCGGCTCGAAGTTGAAATGGGTACAGAAACGCTCGAGCGCCACTTCATTGGTGCGGTTTGAACGAGCTGCATAGGCCACGCGGCCAATATGGTCGAGAACCATGGCGCCCGTGCCTTCAAGATAGAAGTGATCGCGCTCCAGACCCGAATAATCGATGACGTCCTGAACGCGATAGTCACGCTTCAGCATTTCGATTACGTCAGGGCGGCGTTCTTTTTGGCGGCTTTCCGAAAACATTGGATAGATGGCAACATGGCCGCCCGAATGGGTCGAGAACCAGTTATTCGGGAAAACTGAATCGGGCAAAGCGTGGGTTTCGTCTTCGAAAAGATGAACCGTTACGCCCGCATCAGCCAATCCCTCAGCCATGAGCGTTACCTCATCGAAAGCAGCTTTCGCGAGCACTTCAGCCGTGCGACGCTCGTCGACGGACTGAAATGCATTATCCTTTGCGGTTTGCGCATTGGGGGTAAAATGATGCGGTCGGATCATAACAACCGATTTCGGACTCTGGACAGACGGTCTGCTCATTCTCAGACTATTCTCACTGAT contains the following coding sequences:
- a CDS encoding dimethylarginine dimethylaminohydrolase is translated as MSSNRPVYEFNSIIVREPSRSVVNGLRALDTGNPTYEGVKAEHDAYIAAMQAAGVEVTILPPLEDFPDSIFVEDPALVFTEGAILLRPGAVTRVGETAVIEPTLRQMFDTVVELPEPGFADGGDVLTTQKSVMIGLSARTDKAGAAALIASLDKIGRKGEVVSTPEGVLHFKTDCSLVDEETVLSTSRLARSGVFSGLRQLIVPEGEEAAANALRVNDVVMVGSDFPRTIELLEKSGYNVVPLKTTQIGKIDAGLSCMSLRWYRK
- a CDS encoding amidinotransferase, producing the protein MSRPSVQSPKSVVMIRPHHFTPNAQTAKDNAFQSVDERRTAEVLAKAAFDEVTLMAEGLADAGVTVHLFEDETHALPDSVFPNNWFSTHSGGHVAIYPMFSESRQKERRPDVIEMLKRDYRVQDVIDYSGLERDHFYLEGTGAMVLDHIGRVAYAARSNRTNEVALERFCTHFNFEPMVFDAVDSSGRPIYHTNVLMCIGADYALIGTDMITDPARRQEIVDRLQETGRTVIHLSAEQIGEFAGNAIELEGQDGRVLALSARALAALSSDQIKTIEQTAKLLPFAVPTIELAGGSVRCMLAGIHLSRRTTNGTHLLYATTRAG